In Cryptomeria japonica chromosome 5, Sugi_1.0, whole genome shotgun sequence, the genomic window tgctCCTTGGTCAACTCAACTGCTACTAGTTTATGAAAAATCTTgaagctctaaatttagaagttctaaATATTCCTTTTCACATTTTTGTCTTTGCAAAGAATCATAACTTATCAACCATAATCATTTTTAACCAccatttcaattttcattttttccTTTGGGAACAAGCTAGCATTCATACCCATGTTGGCATGCAACTCTTCATGCCACCTAATGAAAGGATAAAAAATCACCAGTCTACTATAATCATTTAACCActaattcaatattttcttcaagaacAAGCTAACATCTGTACCCATGCAACTCTTCATCAAAGTGACAAATGTAAAGTTCTCTGACAAGAGGAGTGTTTTCTATGTGAAAAGATCGCTTAGAATCTGATATCAATATTTCATACATGCTAAAAAGTATGTTTCTGATTCCAACAGATATGCAATACACTTTCTATATGGGTTATTTTCCAAAACAACTGTCGAAGATGCACCTTGATTATTCTACATTTAAttggactttgattttgatgtatttttgaAATGATGGAAAttgcactttgattttgatgtatttttgaAACAGAACTCGAAGTCAAATATGAGATCAAGAATGCAAACCCAAGCAGTGGATAATTTCATAATAGTGAGTCACTTGACCTTTAATGCCTTGTGTTAACACAACTTCATGTGTAGTTGCATAAATTATTCTTATAGATCCATTACATTAGTCTAGACTTACAGTAACTTGCAAATAGAatgtaattccttccttgaaggaaatccACATTCACACTACACAATCAAACATTGACAATGAAATTTCCaagacaaatcaaaatatccttaaAATTATCATTTATCAATCATGTAATATCTGATTGTACAAATGAagacaatgttagcaacaataataaatatagtagtctattcatgAACTAATTGAAAAACTATTAAAAGAAAGTGTACATTCTTTCACCGTGAAACCATCCTACACACTAGACTAGACAAAGCCTCGTTTCTAGTTCTACTCTCCCTGAAGATGAGAAAATTATAGAATCCTTCTTTACGACCttgatattccttttataatcataaggaatgcaacaagctaccgaccttttacaagaatgtgtaacatgtattgcaaTTACGTAAAACCTCCAAGGCAGTATTCATGAAAGATTTGGTTTAGAGACACAAAAATCTTCCATGAATGTGAACTACCTTATGAGACATCCCACTATCGcacatttgtggttattgatgcaGACAATACCAAgatacaagattctcattgcaTTTCCTAGTAGGGGAGAACTTTCAGAGTTTTGATTAAGAAGGGATGCTTGACTCCAAAATTGCATCTCTTGTGTCTTCACCCATCTTTCTCTCTGCATTCTATCCATTATAAGGGGGACATGATAGTTGCTAGAGAGATCAGAATTGTTTGTAACTACAGCTGAAGCCTGCAGTTGCACTCAAACCTTTTAATAACTCTCTAGTTATCTTTGGCTATTTTAATAACCCTCTGGCTACAAGGTAAGTCGTCAACTTTATTTACTTCATGACATTTGCAAACCTTCAGCAATATCTCCTTATGCCAGAATTGAGTTGCACATTCTATGCAATTCATTTTAAAACCTCTGCAAGCAAGGAAATAACACGTCCTAAAAACTTATCTCTAGAAaatgtctatcttctacattctgaaaTGCAACATGCAAATGATATaacttctatcttctacattctgaaaTGTAGCAAGCCTTTTAATAACTCTCTGATTATCTTTGGATATTTTAATAACCCTCTGGCTACATGGTAAGTCATCAATTTGCTTTGCTTCATGGCATCTGCAAACCATTAGCCATATCTTCTTATGCCAAAATCCAGTTGCACgttctatgcacttcattttaaaacctctgcaagcaaggcaacaacacttcctaaaaacttatctctagaaaatatctatcttctacattctgaaaTGCAGCATGCAAATGATATAACTTCTATCTTCAACATTTTGAAATGTAGCATGCGAATAATGACCCTATTTCTCGATTTGCGAAGTGGCGGCAACTGATTATCaggtctatactttggattattccacATATTCTATTAATCTACATGAGATGtacttttctctcatttcctaACATAAAATATAGCACAAGCAAGATTTTATTCCAATAGTCCTCATAGGCGCAATGTTTTCTATGCGAAAATGATAGTAGtgaatcttcaatcatgatttcatATGTGTGAAAAAGAAGCTTTCTAAATTATTTCACACAGATATATTGGACGATGTGATGTGCtttctatattatttttaattctaaaatattTCATACGAAGATTCaccttaattattctacatttTTAATGTGATTGAAAAATATTCGCCAATCTAatattattttcccccaaaaataataaaatattcaccTTAATTATTCAACATTTTTCATTCAATATGAAAAAAATTgtcaatgtaattattatttttacctaaaaataaagaaatatttgccttaatttttgaaaaatattcagCAATAAAATTAATTCTTTTACCAAAAATTAGGAAAAATTCTCCTTTATTTTTGTACAATTCTTATGCAACTAAGAAAAATTCACcaatgaaatttaatatttttccttACTAAAAAAAAATcgccaaattttttttttcccctaaaataatgaaagatttgCTAGGATTTAACACCTTTAGCGAGGGGGATTTTCTTAAAGTTATCAATGATGGagactcaaaaattttcaaggACATATTCATTCAACACAAAAACAATATTTCTAAATATAAtagaattttattgaaattttcacattttaaagCTCAATCAAGCCTTGATCgtaaagaaatgtagataatttaaataatcttcaactAGATCTTTTCATTAGCCTATGGAgacaaaaaaaatttcaaggaCATAGTCATTCAGCACAAAAAAATAGTATttctaaatataataaaatttaattaaatttttcacATTTTAATAGTTCAATCAAGACGTGATTGTATAGAAATGtagataatttaaataatcttcaactCATTAATGCATGGAGACTCAAAAATTTCAAGGACATAATCATTCAACACAAAAACAATATTTCTAAACTTAATATTGAACAATATTAGACTTTGACTATTTCAATAACCCATAAGACACTCAAAGATTTCAAAGACATAGtcatacaacaaaaaaaaaataataataataatactgatTACAACAGCTGTTAGCTAcagccaatttcttgttctactgCTTCTAGATAATCTATAAAATACTAATGACTCAGTCTAATTAagaatcatctagatcaataatcaGCCAGTCAATATtatcaatataaaaatatataatttatcgGTGAAAAATCATCTTTgattgttaaataaaataaaatatacagaCAAGTTAATTTCCAAGACATAATAAAGTCCCTAATAGGCGTGAAGGAAGAAGCAAGGCTCTGAAGCAGCTTCAAATAGTTATATATACGATTGGCAATTGTGGTGAAGAGGTACGGATGAACAAGGGAGTAGAGATGAAAACCCTTCCAATATTTGTAGTTATCTGCGTTTTAGTGGCTGCGAGTGTAGATGCTGCAGTTCAGAAGGAGAAGGTGAATTTAGGGGTGAGACTAGATTCCACTTCATACTCAGGAAAGATAGCAAAAACTGCCATCAAGCTAGCGATGGATGATATGAACAATCAATCTCAAGTACTCAACGGCACTCAATTGTTTCTTCACCTCTGAGAGGCGCAAACACCACATGAAGTCGCCTCTGCTGGTATTCTAACTAATTTTATTTGttgtttttaataaaataatatttggtAGGATAAAGTACAAAGAGATTTTATGTAATGAATAGTGAAATTGGCTTTTGAAATGTTGAACGATAACACTGATGGTGAAAGTCTAAACCTTTACTTCTCATTTCCATTCAGATTTGCTTCATTTTGAGATTTAGTTTTATGGCTAAATGCAGCTGTTGATCTTTTGGGCAACCAAGTAGTGGCATTAATAGAAGCACACATGTCTGAGGCCGAGCCTTTCATATCACATCTTGGAGATGCAGCCCATGTTCCAGTTTTCTCATTGTCTGACTCCAGTCCCGCGGTCTCAAACCAGAGATTCCCTTTTCTTGTTCGCATGGCACACGACGATCGCATTCAGATGAAGGCCATCGCTTCTCTGGTTAAGCATTACGGCTGGAGAAGCATTTCTTTTCTTCATTCGGACCATGATTTTAGTTGCGGAGCCATGTCCTCGTTCCGTGATGCCCTTAAAAATCTCACCTCTGAAATAGTATACACAACAATGATTCCTTCAAATGCACAGAAACAAACAATAAGGGAAGAGCTTTATAAACTCAAGGCAATAGATTCAAGAGTTTTTGTTGTTCACACGCCTTTTGGTCTGGGCATGAATCTATTCGTGGAGGCGAAGGAGATGGGAATGATGGAGTCTGGTTATGTGTGGATGACAACCCAAGGATTTGCCAGTCTTTGGGATTATGCGCTAAATGCTTCTACAATGACATCAATGCAAGGTCTACTTGGACTTAAAACACACACCCCAAATTCTGAAGAGCTGAATGATTTCACTGAAAGGTGGGAACGGCAATTTAGACTTGACAATCCCAACATGAAAAACTTTGAGCTCAATACATTTGGCTTACTGGCTTATGATACGGTGGTCATGGTAGCTCGAGCAATCGGGAAGATAAAAGAAAACGCTAGCTTAAGTTTTCTTCAACACTCAACCACTACCAAAATGAAGGTATTCCAGCAAGGTGGGAAGCTTTTGCAGGAGATTTTCTTAACGAATTCCACTGGTTTAAGCGGGCTTGTTCGGTTCAATGAAGGGGAAATGTACGGTTGTAGTTATGAGATAGTGAATGTGGTGGGGAAAAGCTATTAAGTAGTTGGGTATTGGTCATCTAACTCCTCTATGTTTGTCAAAGCACTTCCTCCATCTGTTGGTAATGAGGGCCTTCGATCCGTGATTTGGCCCGGTGGGTTTGTCACGGTTCCTCGCGGTTGGGTAATACCAACTAAGCTGAAGATCGCAGTTCCTCGAAAAGCCGGATGGAAAGAATTTGCGAGTGTCTCGTTTGACCAAGAAAGTAATAAAACTAGAGTCACCGGATTCTCCATTGATGTATTTCAGGCCGTTGTGCGAAAGCTTGACCACGATCTGCTGTGTGATTTCTTTCCTTACCCTGAGCAACACAATTATTCGGATGATTATTCTTATGATGATCTCATCGAGCAAGTGCAACTCAAGgtctgttttaaaaaaaattatatgctttCTTTTAAGAGCTCTAGAGAGTTGCCAATTTTAAGTAGTGCTTTTGCTGCGGCAGAAATACGACGCAATTGCAGGTGATGTTACAATTACAGCAAAACGCAGCAAAATTGTGGATTTCACTCAGCCGTACACGGAGACAGGTTTAGTAATGGTTGCTCCCACAGCCGTATTGGAGGAAGCCAACAGCGCTTGGACATTCTTACATCCATTTACTCCAGCACTATGGGCTACAACGGCGGGATTTCTTGTGTATACGGGACTAGTGGTGTGGCTCCTCGAGCATAAAATTAATCCTGCTTTCAGAGGAAGTCCCGCTACCCAAGTGGTTACTCTGCTTTGGTATAGTATTTATCCTTGTTTCCTTGTTTCCCCCATTTCATCATATTAGGAAAAATTATAATTTTCTGAAGAACTATATATAATGTCTTCCCGGCGTAATCAGACCTAAAACATCATGAAAAAAAACTtcacaaatattttttttaaaagataacaTAAGAGTACTATTAACTTTTTAGTATTGTCACAATCCGACAACATTTAGTTTAAGATATAACCTAAATTCTTTTTTATTCTACCAGGTTTGCGTTTTCTGCTGTGTTTTACGCTCACCGTAAGCATTTTCTCTTGACTCAGAACTCACCATGTTTGTCTCCTTCAATACCTATTTATATGCATCTACATATTCCATGTGTTTCCCATTTTGCAGAAGAGAGAGTACGTAACAGTCTGACTCAATTAGTTGTTGTAGTGTGGCTGTTTGTAGTCTTCGTTTTAACGTCCAGCTACACAGCTAATTTCGCTTCCAGACTGACTGCCCAGCAAATTACGCCACACATAAATAGTGGTGACTATAAAGTGGGTTATCGCAGTTCATATGTTGGTACAATTCTAAATCACGATTCGGGACTGGCCAAAATAAATACTAAACCATTTTCATCGCGAAAGGCGTACGAGGAGGCTCTGACGAAAGGTGCAAAGAATGGAGGCGTGGATGCCATTTTAGTTGAGATCCCATTTGTTCGTGCTTTCCTTTCTGGCCAATGCGGCTATTCAATGGTGGGGACCACTTATCAAAGTGGTGGCTATGGTTTTGTAAGTTCTCTTTCTAGATATTAATAATAGTTATAATTTCACGAGGGATCCAGAGTGTGTACTGATTTGTTAGTGATGCTTTGGGTGCAGGTTTTCCCTAAAGGTTCTCTACTAGTGCAAGATTTTTCTGAAGGGATTTTAAATCTTTCTGAGAGCGATGAGCTTCGAAAGATTAGAGCCAAGTATTTTAATGATACTATTAATGAGTGCTTCAACTCTTCAGGAAATTTAAAAAGGCTAGATGTGGTATCCTTGTTAGGATTATATCTCATTACAGGAACAGTATCATCTTTAGCTTTAATCGTATACTTTTTTGGAGCCCTCCGCAATTTCATGAATGATCTTAACTCTTCACAGCTGAAAATTAGCAGATGGAAAAGTATCAAATCTTTTGCACAATATTTATATCGAGAAGACCTTTCATCCCAGCTTTATGAGCTGGAAATGTCAGCAGAGAAAAGCAATCCTCCTAAGATGAAGAAGACCTCCGGTGAACACCTTGAATTAGATTTTAGTGTTGGGGGCAATACAGACCACAATGTAGTCATTCCAACATCCTCCTCTGTAAATCTGGAGACTCGGAATGAGGCACCGTCCAATCAAATTCATCAATAAGAAAATTCTTCCTTCAAATTTAACCACGTGTCCTTTATTCCTTTTCAATCCCTTAATTCTGCTTGGAAATTTCAAAGCAACAAAatggtttatgattttttttttttttcaaaattctctcaaaattaagatttt contains:
- the LOC131066232 gene encoding glutamate receptor 2.7-like, producing the protein MNKGVEMKTLPIFVVICVLVAASVDAAVQKEKVNLGVRLDSTSYSGKIAKTAIKLAMDDMNNQSQVLNAVDLLGNQVVALIEAHMSEAEPFISHLGDAAHVPVFSLSDSSPAVSNQRFPFLVRMAHDDRIQMKAIASLVKHYGWRSISFLHSDHDFSCGAMSSFRDALKNLTSEIVYTTMIPSNAQKQTIREELYKLKAIDSRVFVVHTPFGLGMNLFVEAKEMGMMESGYVWMTTQGFASLWDYALNASTMTSMQGLLGLKTHTPNSEELNDFTERWERQFRLDNPNMKNFELNTFGLLAYDTVVMVARAIGKIKENASLSFLQHSTTTKMKVFQQGGKLLQEIFLTNSTGLSGLVRFNEGEMYGCSYEIVNVVGKSY
- the LOC131066233 gene encoding glutamate receptor 3.2-like; the encoded protein is MFVKALPPSVGNEGLRSVIWPGGFVTVPRGWVIPTKLKIAVPRKAGWKEFASVSFDQESNKTRVTGFSIDVFQAVVRKLDHDLLCDFFPYPEQHNYSDDYSYDDLIEQVQLKKYDAIAGDVTITAKRSKIVDFTQPYTETGLVMVAPTAVLEEANSAWTFLHPFTPALWATTAGFLVYTGLVVWLLEHKINPAFRGSPATQVVTLLWFAFSAVFYAHQERVRNSLTQLVVVVWLFVVFVLTSSYTANFASRLTAQQITPHINSGDYKVGYRSSYVGTILNHDSGLAKINTKPFSSRKAYEEALTKGAKNGGVDAILVEIPFVRAFLSGQCGYSMVGTTYQSGGYGFVFPKGSLLVQDFSEGILNLSESDELRKIRAKYFNDTINECFNSSGNLKRLDVVSLLGLYLITGTVSSLALIVYFFGALRNFMNDLNSSQLKISRWKSIKSFAQYLYREDLSSQLYELEMSAEKSNPPKMKKTSGEHLELDFSVGGNTDHNVVIPTSSSVNLETRNEAPSNQIHQ